A DNA window from Actinomadura coerulea contains the following coding sequences:
- a CDS encoding DUF3027 domain-containing protein, with protein MSPQRQSSPARSAAARTTPGAARRSRTPAVDSACAEAVDLAREAAEDTAGSAQVGEHLGLRAEGDRVVTHYFVCLDPAYTGWRWAVTVTRASRAKNVTVSECVLLPGDDALLAPPWVPWLERLRPGDLGPGDLLPTAPDDVRLAPGFTQVDESTDREAQWELGLGRVRVLSREGRDEAAARWYDGVAGPRAPIAASAPAQCSTCGFYVALAGGLRQVFGVCANEYAPDDGRVVSADHGCGAHSEAVSLPAVSEHNPPVIDELGYEVVPTGGDEDAASLDDEALGHS; from the coding sequence GTGAGCCCACAGCGCCAGTCCAGCCCCGCGCGATCCGCCGCCGCGCGCACCACTCCCGGGGCCGCCCGCCGGTCCCGCACACCCGCCGTCGACTCCGCCTGCGCCGAGGCGGTCGACCTCGCCCGCGAGGCCGCCGAGGACACCGCCGGCTCGGCCCAGGTCGGCGAGCACCTCGGCCTGCGCGCCGAGGGCGACAGGGTGGTCACGCACTACTTCGTGTGCCTCGACCCCGCGTACACGGGCTGGCGGTGGGCCGTGACGGTGACCCGCGCGTCGCGCGCCAAGAACGTCACGGTCAGCGAGTGCGTCCTGCTCCCCGGCGACGACGCGCTCCTCGCGCCGCCGTGGGTGCCGTGGCTGGAGCGGCTGCGCCCGGGCGACCTCGGCCCCGGCGACCTGCTGCCGACCGCGCCCGACGACGTGCGGCTCGCGCCCGGCTTCACGCAGGTGGACGAGTCGACCGACCGCGAGGCCCAGTGGGAGCTCGGCCTCGGCCGGGTCCGGGTGCTGTCACGGGAGGGCCGCGACGAGGCCGCCGCCCGCTGGTACGACGGCGTCGCCGGGCCCCGCGCCCCGATCGCCGCGTCCGCTCCCGCCCAGTGCTCCACCTGCGGCTTCTACGTGGCGCTGGCGGGCGGGCTGCGGCAGGTGTTCGGCGTCTGCGCCAACGAGTACGCGCCCGACGACGGCCGCGTCGTCTCCGCCGACCACGGCTGCGGCGCGCACTCCGAGGCCGTCTCCCTCCCGGCGGTGTCCGAGCACAACCCGCCGGTCATCGACGAGCTCGGCTACGAGGTCGTCCCCACGGGCGGCGACGAGGACGCCGCGTCCCTCGACGACGAGGCGCTCGGCCACAGCTGA
- a CDS encoding alpha/beta hydrolase, whose translation MTTQQKVTFSSDDATLTGNLFLPGTEAPAPGVVVAGTWTSVKELMADRYAERLADRGYAALSFDFTGFGESGGGPRDVEDPARKIRDIHHAVTFLVGHPSIDPGRLGALGICAAGMYMAGNAAADPRVGSLALVAPWLHDAAVCEAAYGGAEAVAQKIKSAREARARFEKTGEIDYVPVVSTTDERAAMPYDIDFYLNPARGGIPAWPNRFAVMAWEGWLTYDSIAIAPQITQPTLLVHSEDAAIPDGARRFHAGLTGRKDILWTEGTQFDFYDQDPQVTLAADTVTAHFGRTLR comes from the coding sequence ATGACGACTCAGCAGAAGGTCACCTTCAGCAGCGACGACGCCACGCTGACCGGCAACCTGTTCCTGCCCGGCACCGAGGCCCCGGCCCCCGGGGTCGTGGTGGCCGGGACCTGGACCAGCGTCAAGGAGCTGATGGCCGACCGGTACGCCGAACGGCTGGCCGACCGCGGCTACGCCGCGCTGTCGTTCGACTTCACCGGCTTCGGCGAGTCCGGAGGCGGGCCGCGCGACGTGGAGGACCCCGCGCGCAAGATCCGTGACATCCACCACGCGGTGACGTTCCTGGTGGGCCACCCGTCGATCGACCCGGGCAGGCTGGGCGCCCTCGGGATCTGCGCCGCCGGGATGTACATGGCCGGCAACGCCGCCGCCGACCCTCGCGTCGGCTCCCTCGCCCTGGTCGCGCCGTGGCTGCACGACGCCGCCGTCTGCGAGGCCGCCTACGGGGGCGCGGAGGCGGTCGCCCAGAAGATCAAGTCTGCCCGGGAGGCCCGCGCGCGATTCGAGAAGACCGGCGAGATCGACTACGTCCCGGTGGTCAGCACCACCGACGAGCGCGCGGCCATGCCCTACGACATCGACTTCTACCTCAACCCGGCCCGCGGCGGCATCCCCGCCTGGCCCAACCGCTTCGCCGTGATGGCCTGGGAGGGGTGGCTCACCTACGACTCCATCGCCATCGCGCCGCAGATCACCCAGCCCACCCTGCTCGTCCACAGCGAGGACGCCGCCATCCCCGACGGCGCCCGCCGCTTCCACGCCGGGCTCACCGGCCGGAAGGACATCCTCTGGACGGAGGGGACCCAGTTCGACTTCTACGACCAGGACCCCCAGGTCACGCTCGCGGCCGACACCGTGACCGCCCACTTCGGAAGGACCCTGCGATGA
- a CDS encoding MFS transporter — protein MADRTRAGRSARAVTGGAARACRAARSAALGTGRLTRRATHAQGAGRSGLGSLIEACAFNSAGDALVTVALAGTLFFGLDVDQARSQVALYLVVTMAPFALVAPLIGPALDRARHVRRYAIASTFVMRALLCWALASALPHGDQVTFLPAAFGVLVLSKAFGVLRAAVTPRVLPEEIPLVTANARCSFAGLIAASITAPAGAGLAVLVGPGWVLRIGTVLFLLGAVFTMRLPRHVDVPEAEPAAENASPRRAWRAWPRVGPVVAEAMQANAVLRAFSGFLIIYLAFLLRQERFDPVSHHVALGLLAACAGAGGLVGTGLGAWMKARAPRFIVSATLACVTGVTAAGAAFFGLWAALAVATAAGLGQVLGKLSMDAVVQREIGEEVSSSTFAVSETLHQLSWVLGGLLGLGMSIVADGRLALAVVAAALALAFGLLVMRQAGVQRRAGGPDPAGPLNDAHHEMRA, from the coding sequence ATGGCAGACCGGACACGGGCGGGTCGGTCCGCGCGCGCCGTCACCGGGGGTGCGGCGCGGGCGTGCCGCGCAGCGCGCTCGGCGGCGCTCGGCACGGGGCGGCTCACCCGCCGCGCCACCCACGCGCAGGGCGCCGGCCGCAGCGGGCTCGGCAGCCTGATCGAGGCGTGCGCGTTCAACTCCGCCGGGGACGCGCTGGTCACGGTCGCGCTCGCGGGAACCCTGTTCTTCGGCCTCGACGTCGACCAGGCGCGCAGCCAGGTCGCCCTCTACCTCGTCGTCACGATGGCGCCGTTCGCGCTGGTCGCGCCGCTGATCGGCCCCGCGCTGGACCGGGCCCGGCACGTCCGCCGGTACGCGATCGCCAGCACGTTCGTGATGCGGGCGCTGCTGTGCTGGGCGCTGGCGAGCGCGCTCCCGCACGGCGACCAGGTCACCTTCCTGCCGGCCGCGTTCGGCGTCCTGGTGCTGTCCAAGGCCTTCGGGGTGCTGCGCGCCGCGGTCACCCCGCGCGTCCTACCGGAGGAGATCCCGCTGGTCACGGCCAACGCGCGCTGCTCGTTCGCCGGGCTCATCGCCGCGTCGATCACCGCGCCCGCCGGGGCCGGCCTCGCCGTGCTGGTCGGGCCGGGCTGGGTGCTGCGCATCGGCACCGTCCTGTTCCTGCTGGGCGCCGTGTTCACCATGCGGCTCCCCCGGCACGTGGACGTCCCCGAGGCCGAACCGGCGGCGGAGAACGCCTCCCCGCGCCGCGCGTGGCGGGCGTGGCCCCGCGTCGGCCCCGTCGTCGCGGAGGCGATGCAGGCGAACGCGGTGCTGCGCGCGTTCTCCGGCTTCCTGATCATCTACCTGGCGTTCCTGCTGCGCCAGGAGCGGTTCGACCCGGTGTCGCACCACGTCGCCCTCGGCCTGCTGGCGGCGTGCGCGGGCGCGGGCGGGCTGGTCGGCACCGGGCTCGGCGCCTGGATGAAGGCGCGGGCGCCGCGGTTCATCGTGTCGGCGACGCTGGCGTGCGTCACCGGCGTCACCGCCGCGGGCGCCGCGTTCTTCGGGCTGTGGGCGGCCCTCGCCGTGGCGACCGCGGCCGGGCTCGGGCAGGTGCTCGGCAAGCTGTCCATGGACGCGGTCGTGCAGCGCGAGATCGGCGAGGAGGTGAGCTCGTCCACGTTCGCGGTCTCGGAGACCCTGCACCAGCTCAGCTGGGTCCTCGGCGGACTGCTCGGACTCGGCATGTCGATCGTCGCGGACGGGCGGCTCGCGCTCGCGGTCGTCGCGGCGGCGCTGGCCCTCGCGTTCGGGCTGCTGGTGATGCGGCAGGCCGGAGTCCAGCGCCGGGCCGGGGGGCCCGACCCCGCCGGCCCGCTCAACGACGCGCACCACGAGATGCGCGCCTGA
- a CDS encoding nuclear transport factor 2 family protein: protein MSTTASPGLEAEMLRLVDRQAVVEVCTRMAWHADQREWDAMESVFADEVRLDYTSLNGGEPAVLSPRQIADAWSGVLGGFDATQHLVGNHLVTIEGDTAVCTASFQATHRLANPFGSPLWTLGGTYRFDLVRAGGGWRIGGVVMTATWADGNRELMAPAAEAAG from the coding sequence GTGAGCACGACCGCCAGTCCCGGCCTCGAGGCGGAGATGCTTCGTCTCGTCGACCGCCAGGCCGTGGTCGAGGTGTGCACGCGCATGGCGTGGCACGCCGACCAACGTGAATGGGACGCGATGGAAAGCGTGTTCGCCGACGAGGTGCGTCTGGACTACACGAGCCTGAACGGCGGCGAGCCGGCCGTGCTGTCCCCGCGGCAGATCGCGGACGCCTGGTCCGGCGTGCTGGGCGGGTTCGACGCCACGCAGCACCTGGTCGGCAACCACCTGGTGACGATCGAGGGCGACACCGCGGTGTGCACGGCGTCGTTCCAGGCCACCCACCGGCTGGCGAACCCCTTCGGCTCGCCGCTCTGGACGCTCGGCGGCACCTACCGGTTCGACCTGGTCCGCGCCGGCGGCGGATGGAGGATCGGCGGTGTCGTGATGACGGCGACGTGGGCGGACGGCAACCGGGAGCTGATGGCGCCGGCCGCGGAGGCGGCCGGATGA
- a CDS encoding sacsin N-terminal ATP-binding-like domain-containing protein — MEDVFGARALRERVLRAWAESPARFREDANAEEDHALGGYRDRVVIELAQNAADAARRAAVPGRLRLTLRTGGEPLLTAANTGAPLDAAGVEALSTLRASAKRDEPATAGRFGVGFAAVVAVSDTPAIASGAAGVEWSLTRARELVEGIPGLAEELERRGGHVPLLRLPFALERAPEVPAGFDSVVRLPLRDEAVEPVLRQLRQVGAALMLALPALEHVEIDVDGDVRTLTAERRAPGEVVIDGGLWRTAEGHGEIPAELLRDRPVEERARPFWQVRWALPEGGLPEDTPGVLHAPTPSDERLDLPALLIASFPLAPDRRHVAPGALTDLLVDRAAEAYVRLLGELPVSPKVLELVPGPIAAGELDARIRRGIRERLPEAPVLPHRTRGRDAIAVDAPAAFVEVLGGRGAEAEPDAVVGGLLPPEWPARSPALAALGVRRVELADVIDELAAVDREPAWWHRVYDALAGAATDALGALPVPLAGEAGRVVRGPRGLLIADGVDPAGLDALGLRFVHPEAVHPLLARLGAVEAGPRAVLADAAVRAAVEESFEADDPDAVAEAVLGLVAAAHADPGDEPWLAELALPGDDGELYPAGELLLPESPLRGIMAGDAPFGVVDGEVLERWGAETLAAAGVLDGFALARAEDVNLAGLADEAESLELDDEDVWADDVLRRIGEQDLPPLVPEFAAVRDLELVDDWAAALRVLAAPPWRSAIVDPAHAALHNGRRVVVPSYTAWWLSRHPVLDGRRPGEFRLGGDEALAGLYDVAPEGLDEHFLLALGVRTSLVELLDEPGGAQELLDRLGDARRRVGRSQLGGLWTALADAPDADVEPPESVRAVVDGDVEVVDAADALVLDGPDVLPLLEGQPLVIAAQGRDARLAELLDLPLAGEEIPGLVESDGEGRPVPEAVRAVLPDAPAGYLAHERLVVDGQDVPWWTRDGRVHANGVAGLARALAWSTGNWADRLLVEAVLRAPETLPVLLAEDDLEA, encoded by the coding sequence ATGGAGGACGTGTTCGGCGCGCGGGCCCTGCGAGAGCGGGTCCTGCGCGCCTGGGCCGAGTCCCCGGCGCGCTTCCGCGAGGACGCCAACGCCGAGGAGGACCACGCGCTCGGCGGCTACCGCGACCGTGTGGTCATCGAGCTTGCGCAGAACGCCGCCGACGCGGCCCGGCGCGCCGCCGTGCCGGGCCGCCTCAGGCTCACGCTGCGCACCGGCGGGGAGCCGCTGCTGACCGCGGCGAACACCGGGGCGCCGCTGGACGCCGCCGGGGTGGAGGCTCTTTCGACGCTCCGCGCCTCGGCCAAGCGCGACGAGCCGGCCACCGCCGGCCGGTTCGGCGTGGGCTTCGCCGCCGTCGTCGCCGTGTCCGACACCCCGGCCATCGCGTCCGGGGCGGCGGGCGTCGAGTGGTCGCTGACACGAGCCCGGGAACTGGTCGAGGGGATCCCGGGGCTGGCCGAGGAGCTGGAGCGGCGCGGCGGCCACGTGCCGCTGCTGCGGCTGCCGTTCGCCCTGGAACGGGCCCCCGAGGTCCCGGCGGGCTTCGACAGCGTCGTGCGGCTGCCGCTGCGGGACGAGGCGGTCGAGCCGGTCCTGCGGCAGCTCCGGCAGGTGGGGGCGGCGCTCATGCTGGCGCTGCCCGCGCTGGAGCACGTCGAGATCGACGTCGACGGGGACGTCCGGACGCTGACCGCCGAACGGCGCGCCCCCGGCGAGGTGGTCATCGACGGCGGCCTGTGGCGGACGGCCGAGGGCCATGGGGAGATCCCCGCGGAGCTCCTGCGGGACCGTCCCGTGGAGGAGCGGGCCCGGCCGTTCTGGCAGGTGCGGTGGGCCCTGCCCGAGGGCGGGCTCCCCGAGGACACGCCCGGCGTCCTGCACGCGCCCACGCCCAGCGACGAGCGCCTCGACCTGCCCGCGCTGCTCATCGCGTCGTTCCCGCTCGCGCCCGACCGGCGGCACGTCGCGCCCGGCGCGCTGACGGACCTGCTCGTCGACCGGGCGGCCGAGGCGTACGTGCGGCTGCTCGGCGAGCTGCCCGTCTCCCCGAAGGTCCTGGAGCTCGTGCCGGGGCCGATCGCCGCCGGGGAGCTGGACGCGCGGATCCGGCGGGGGATCCGGGAGCGGCTTCCGGAGGCGCCCGTCCTGCCCCACCGGACCCGCGGGCGCGACGCGATCGCCGTGGACGCGCCCGCCGCGTTCGTCGAGGTGCTCGGCGGCCGCGGCGCCGAGGCGGAGCCCGACGCCGTCGTGGGCGGCCTGCTGCCGCCGGAGTGGCCCGCGCGGAGCCCGGCGCTGGCGGCGCTCGGGGTGCGGCGGGTGGAACTGGCCGATGTGATCGACGAGCTGGCCGCTGTGGACCGGGAACCGGCGTGGTGGCACCGGGTGTACGACGCGCTCGCCGGGGCCGCCACGGACGCTCTGGGGGCTCTGCCGGTGCCGCTGGCGGGGGAGGCGGGACGCGTGGTGCGGGGGCCGCGCGGCCTGCTGATCGCGGACGGCGTCGATCCCGCGGGCCTGGACGCGCTGGGGCTGCGCTTCGTCCACCCGGAGGCCGTGCACCCGCTCCTGGCGCGGCTCGGCGCGGTCGAGGCCGGGCCGCGGGCCGTCCTGGCCGACGCCGCCGTGCGGGCCGCCGTCGAGGAGTCCTTCGAGGCCGACGACCCCGACGCGGTCGCCGAGGCCGTGCTGGGCCTGGTCGCGGCCGCGCACGCCGATCCCGGCGACGAGCCGTGGCTGGCCGAGCTGGCGCTGCCCGGCGACGACGGAGAGCTCTACCCGGCGGGCGAGCTGCTGCTGCCGGAGAGCCCGCTGCGGGGGATCATGGCCGGCGACGCGCCGTTCGGCGTGGTGGACGGCGAGGTCCTGGAGCGGTGGGGCGCGGAGACGCTCGCTGCCGCCGGCGTCCTGGACGGGTTCGCGCTGGCCAGGGCCGAGGACGTCAACCTCGCGGGCCTCGCCGACGAGGCCGAGAGCCTCGAACTCGACGACGAGGACGTGTGGGCGGACGACGTGCTGCGCCGGATCGGCGAGCAGGACCTCCCACCGCTCGTCCCGGAGTTCGCGGCGGTCCGCGACCTCGAACTCGTCGACGACTGGGCGGCGGCGCTCAGGGTTCTCGCCGCGCCGCCGTGGCGGTCCGCGATCGTGGATCCCGCCCATGCGGCCCTGCACAACGGGCGGCGGGTCGTCGTCCCGTCGTACACGGCGTGGTGGCTGAGCCGTCACCCCGTTCTGGACGGCCGCAGGCCGGGCGAGTTCCGCCTGGGCGGCGACGAAGCGCTCGCAGGGCTCTACGACGTCGCGCCGGAGGGACTGGACGAGCACTTCCTGCTCGCCCTGGGCGTCCGCACGTCACTGGTGGAACTGCTCGATGAGCCCGGAGGCGCGCAGGAACTGCTCGATCGCCTGGGCGATGCCCGGCGGCGGGTGGGGCGGTCCCAGCTGGGCGGGCTCTGGACGGCGCTGGCCGACGCCCCGGACGCGGACGTCGAGCCGCCCGAGAGCGTGCGGGCGGTCGTCGACGGCGACGTCGAGGTGGTCGACGCGGCGGACGCCCTCGTCCTCGACGGCCCCGACGTGCTTCCCCTCCTCGAAGGGCAGCCCCTCGTCATCGCCGCGCAGGGCCGCGACGCGCGCCTGGCCGAACTCCTGGACCTGCCGCTCGCCGGGGAGGAGATCCCGGGGCTCGTGGAGTCGGACGGCGAGGGGCGCCCCGTCCCGGAGGCCGTCAGGGCGGTTCTGCCCGACGCCCCCGCCGGCTATCTCGCCCATGAGCGCCTCGTCGTGGACGGCCAGGACGTCCCGTGGTGGACGAGGGACGGCCGGGTCCACGCGAACGGCGTCGCCGGCCTGGCGCGGGCGCTCGCGTGGTCCACCGGGAACTGGGCCGACCGGCTCCTGGTGGAGGCCGTGCTGCGGGCCCCCGAGACCCTGCCCGTCCTGCTCGCCGAGGACGACCTGGAGGCCTAG
- a CDS encoding NAD(P)H-binding protein, whose protein sequence is MILVTGATGNVGGEVVRALVGAGRPVRALVREPAGLPVEEAVGDLNEPDSLAGALNGVRGVFLLPGYRDMPGLLASMRRAGVERAVLLSSPAAVSADTRNAISEFMIRSETAVRESGLAWTFLRPNAFMSNALRWLPQLREGDVVKDAFGDVPIASVDPYDIAAVAVRALLDSGHEERVYELSGPERLLPAERLAVLAEVLGRDLRFRALTDEEARADMTGRVPEEYIHAFFSFYADGTLDESKIYPTVEKLTGRPPRSFRQWALAHADDFR, encoded by the coding sequence ATGATCCTTGTCACCGGAGCCACCGGGAACGTCGGCGGTGAGGTCGTGCGGGCGCTCGTCGGAGCCGGCCGGCCGGTCCGGGCGCTGGTGCGCGAACCCGCCGGCCTGCCGGTCGAGGAGGCCGTCGGCGACCTGAACGAGCCGGACTCGCTCGCCGGCGCCCTCAACGGCGTCCGGGGGGTGTTCCTGCTGCCCGGCTACCGCGACATGCCGGGCCTGCTGGCCTCGATGAGGCGGGCGGGGGTGGAGCGGGCGGTGCTGCTGTCGAGCCCGGCCGCCGTCTCCGCCGACACCCGCAACGCCATCTCCGAGTTCATGATCCGATCGGAGACGGCGGTCCGCGAGTCCGGACTGGCCTGGACCTTCCTGCGGCCCAACGCCTTCATGTCCAACGCCCTGCGCTGGCTGCCGCAGCTGCGCGAGGGCGACGTCGTCAAGGACGCCTTCGGCGACGTGCCCATCGCCTCCGTCGACCCGTACGACATCGCCGCCGTCGCGGTTCGGGCCCTGCTCGACTCCGGGCACGAGGAGCGCGTGTACGAGCTGAGCGGCCCGGAACGGCTCCTGCCCGCCGAGCGCCTGGCCGTCCTGGCCGAGGTCCTCGGCCGCGACCTGCGCTTCCGGGCCCTCACGGATGAGGAGGCCCGGGCCGACATGACCGGGCGTGTGCCAGAGGAGTACATCCACGCGTTCTTCAGTTTCTACGCCGACGGGACCCTCGACGAGTCGAAGATCTACCCCACCGTGGAGAAGCTGACCGGACGCCCGCCCCGCAGCTTCAGGCAGTGGGCGCTAGCCCACGCGGACGACTTCCGCTAG
- a CDS encoding LysR family transcriptional regulator, with translation MSDLDLRHLRSFLAVARERSITRAGAVLHLTQQAVSTHIRQLERSLGVVLLVRTSRGVLLTAAGEELAAGGATVVDDVDRLADRVRAVADAQSGTLRLACCPASTSLFAVDVADALEGMVPGLRVTLQGARHPRHELELLSDGRADAAFMWMPVGDVGLHHAVVRRDPRAVVLSPRHPLADRSAVTMADLAGEPVVRPDVLTSPEAERFWIVDPRPEGGPAPRGPLVPSVEDCLLEVGRRRGVWLAPRPLEVLAPTGNLRWIPVTGAESFDLAVVWTDRAPQPLITRLISEVRTLTGHNQGLHAA, from the coding sequence GTGAGCGACCTCGATCTCCGGCACCTGCGCTCGTTCCTGGCCGTGGCGCGGGAGCGGTCCATCACCCGCGCGGGGGCGGTGCTGCACCTGACGCAGCAGGCGGTATCGACGCACATCCGGCAGCTGGAACGTTCCCTTGGCGTGGTCCTGCTGGTCCGGACCTCGCGCGGGGTCCTGCTCACCGCCGCCGGGGAGGAACTCGCGGCGGGGGGCGCGACCGTCGTCGACGACGTCGACCGCTTGGCCGACCGGGTCCGTGCCGTGGCCGACGCTCAGTCGGGCACCCTTCGCCTGGCCTGCTGCCCTGCCTCCACCTCCCTGTTCGCCGTCGACGTGGCCGACGCCCTTGAGGGGATGGTGCCCGGCCTGCGCGTGACGTTGCAGGGCGCGCGGCACCCCAGACACGAGCTCGAGCTTCTCAGCGACGGCCGCGCGGACGCGGCCTTCATGTGGATGCCGGTCGGGGACGTCGGGCTGCACCACGCCGTCGTCCGCAGGGATCCCCGGGCCGTGGTGCTGTCGCCCCGCCATCCCCTCGCCGACCGCTCGGCCGTGACCATGGCCGACCTCGCCGGCGAGCCGGTCGTCCGTCCCGACGTCCTCACGTCGCCGGAGGCCGAACGGTTCTGGATCGTGGACCCGAGGCCCGAAGGCGGCCCCGCGCCACGCGGCCCGCTCGTGCCCAGCGTGGAGGACTGCCTCCTGGAGGTGGGCCGCCGCCGCGGCGTCTGGCTCGCCCCGCGCCCGTTGGAGGTGCTGGCGCCCACCGGCAACCTGCGCTGGATCCCGGTCACCGGCGCCGAGTCATTCGACCTCGCCGTGGTGTGGACCGACCGCGCGCCCCAGCCGCTGATCACACGCCTGATCAGCGAGGTCCGCACCCTCACCGGACACAACCAGGGTCTGCACGCCGCCTGA
- a CDS encoding cold-shock protein: MPTGKVKWYDSDKGFGFLTRDDGGEVFVHSSALPAGVTTLKPGQRIEFGVVEGRRGQQALQVRVLETLPSVEKTIAKQRRKKPDEMVVITEDLIKLLDGISNTYRRGKHPAPAEARKIAIVLRAVADDLAP; this comes from the coding sequence GTGCCGACTGGCAAGGTCAAGTGGTACGACTCCGACAAGGGGTTCGGCTTCCTCACCCGCGACGACGGCGGTGAGGTCTTCGTGCACTCGTCGGCGCTGCCGGCCGGGGTCACGACCCTCAAGCCGGGCCAGCGCATCGAGTTCGGCGTGGTCGAGGGGCGCCGCGGTCAGCAGGCCCTGCAGGTGCGGGTGCTGGAGACGCTGCCGTCGGTGGAGAAGACCATCGCCAAGCAGCGGCGCAAGAAGCCCGACGAGATGGTCGTCATCACCGAGGACCTGATCAAGCTGCTCGACGGGATCTCCAACACCTACCGGCGGGGCAAGCACCCGGCCCCCGCGGAGGCCAGGAAGATCGCCATAGTGCTGCGCGCGGTCGCCGACGACCTGGCGCCCTGA
- a CDS encoding MBL fold metallo-hydrolase, with protein MNQRLRRLLAAGSAAACAIAPVAGCSDDGPDGGDAKTARPGRFASSHPGSVNTYWIEAPRGLVVIDTLRTPADAQKAITEIRKAGRPVAAILLTHSHPDHVGGARALHEAFPEAPVHASKATDKTMREDRRGFYPLARSANKNFPAEVTYADRTFEDGTPLRVGGLRFETAGFGAGESDNATVYFRPDTGDLFSGDLAGGKVTPALIEGNSCGWLQILDRLGRRFPRAGTIYPGHGAPGPARALIDEQRRYLQRFRALVRPAVAADSPGGRTVDAGEQKSITVEMDRAYPGHPPVADLPTIVQENIKAVGRELSAEDPAKAPAACSATAPGSVHGLLAPVEAYVGAVNGGNLDALAGAFAEDAEVVDVGRRIQGRAAIRDWAAKEVVGGRLTVLGVAENRPGHQRLLVRFAPGGTGGFEANYAFSVEGSAITRAELTYAG; from the coding sequence ATGAACCAGAGATTGCGGCGCCTTCTCGCCGCAGGCTCCGCCGCCGCATGCGCGATCGCGCCGGTGGCGGGCTGTTCGGACGACGGACCTGACGGCGGCGACGCGAAGACGGCGCGGCCGGGGCGCTTCGCCTCGTCCCATCCGGGCTCGGTCAACACCTACTGGATCGAGGCTCCGCGGGGACTGGTCGTCATCGACACCCTGCGCACCCCGGCCGACGCGCAGAAGGCGATCACGGAGATCAGGAAGGCCGGCAGGCCCGTCGCCGCCATTCTGCTCACCCACTCCCATCCCGACCATGTGGGCGGCGCGCGCGCCCTGCACGAGGCGTTCCCCGAAGCCCCCGTCCACGCCTCGAAGGCGACCGACAAGACGATGCGGGAGGACAGGCGCGGCTTCTACCCCCTGGCCCGATCGGCGAACAAGAACTTCCCCGCCGAGGTCACCTACGCCGACCGGACCTTTGAGGACGGCACACCGCTGCGGGTCGGCGGACTCCGCTTCGAGACCGCCGGATTCGGCGCCGGCGAGTCTGACAACGCGACCGTCTACTTCCGTCCCGACACCGGCGACCTCTTCTCCGGCGACCTGGCCGGCGGCAAGGTCACGCCCGCGCTGATCGAGGGGAACAGCTGCGGCTGGCTCCAGATCCTCGACCGGCTGGGACGGCGGTTCCCCCGAGCCGGGACGATCTACCCGGGGCACGGCGCGCCGGGCCCGGCACGCGCGCTGATCGACGAGCAGCGCCGCTACCTCCAGCGGTTCCGCGCCCTCGTCCGCCCGGCCGTCGCGGCGGACTCGCCCGGCGGGCGGACGGTCGACGCGGGCGAGCAGAAGTCGATCACCGTCGAGATGGACCGCGCCTACCCGGGCCACCCGCCGGTCGCGGACCTTCCGACGATCGTGCAGGAGAACATCAAGGCCGTCGGGCGTGAACTGTCCGCCGAGGACCCCGCGAAGGCTCCCGCCGCCTGCTCCGCCACGGCGCCGGGAAGCGTGCACGGCCTGCTGGCGCCGGTGGAGGCCTACGTTGGCGCCGTCAACGGCGGGAACCTTGACGCACTGGCGGGGGCGTTCGCCGAGGACGCCGAGGTCGTCGACGTCGGGCGCCGGATCCAGGGCCGTGCCGCCATCCGCGACTGGGCCGCCAAGGAGGTCGTCGGCGGCAGGCTGACGGTGCTCGGGGTCGCCGAGAACCGTCCCGGCCACCAGCGCCTCCTGGTCCGCTTCGCGCCGGGCGGCACGGGAGGATTCGAGGCAAACTATGCCTTCAGTGTGGAGGGCTCGGCCATCACCAGGGCCGAACTGACCTATGCCGGCTGA
- a CDS encoding HAD family hydrolase, giving the protein MLDLPSSAPSRESLAIGFDLDLTLADTRAGISAVYAALAAETGVPIDTAQVVRRIGPPLEEELAYWFPPEEVPAMAARYRAIYADVAVPATVLMPGAAAALEAVRARGGRVVVVSGKNQADTERTVRFLGVAADAVVGGLFGADKGAALREHGARAYIGDHTGDVDAARAASAVAVAVATGAYDSAALTAYGADVVLPDLLAFPGWLGGFRAG; this is encoded by the coding sequence GTGCTCGATCTCCCCTCCTCGGCGCCGTCCCGCGAAAGCCTCGCCATCGGTTTCGACCTCGATCTGACCCTCGCCGACACCCGCGCAGGGATCAGCGCGGTCTACGCGGCCCTGGCGGCGGAGACGGGCGTGCCGATCGACACCGCTCAGGTGGTGCGGCGCATCGGGCCCCCGCTGGAGGAGGAGCTGGCGTACTGGTTCCCGCCGGAGGAGGTCCCGGCGATGGCGGCGCGCTACCGGGCGATCTACGCGGACGTCGCGGTGCCGGCGACCGTCCTGATGCCGGGGGCGGCCGCGGCGCTGGAGGCGGTGCGGGCGCGCGGCGGGCGGGTGGTCGTCGTGTCGGGCAAGAACCAGGCCGACACCGAGCGGACCGTCCGGTTCCTCGGGGTCGCGGCGGACGCCGTGGTGGGCGGCCTGTTCGGCGCCGACAAGGGCGCCGCCCTGCGCGAGCACGGCGCCCGCGCCTACATCGGCGACCACACCGGCGACGTGGACGCCGCCCGGGCCGCCTCGGCGGTGGCGGTTGCCGTCGCGACCGGCGCGTACGACTCGGCGGCCCTCACCGCCTACGGCGCGGACGTCGTCCTGCCGGACCTGCTGGCGTTCCCCGGCTGGCTCGGCGGCTTCCGGGCGGGCTGA